From a region of the Euwallacea similis isolate ESF13 chromosome 3, ESF131.1, whole genome shotgun sequence genome:
- the LOC136419843 gene encoding uncharacterized protein isoform X1 — MTRPIGVVLSVVCAVLVVRGEEGHHIDQRILEDQLPIDTGANSSIPEGKSSLAERSSSEHSFSPVPPAPVNITALLRSDNASIATDNEKHGPIVVNNEQGTANDTDTEIEDLLHRNDDNEQEKYIQNYQHPFEPEIPVNYPDKIDKEAERIEDSEKTEDELRRHRDENISDVPHGALAVVFMSMFVTLAALCYVGLLIWRRYLENKYGSRTLLVEDEELADPNDMKHFSI, encoded by the exons ATGACGCGACCTATTGGGGTGGTTTTGAGTGTGGTTTGTGCGGTTTTGGTGGTGAGGGGGGAAG AAGGACATCACATTGATCAACGAATTCTAGAAGACCAACTGCCAATTGACACTGGCGCTAATTCATCAATACCAGAAGGGAAAAGTTCTTTAGCAGAAAGGAGTTCCTCGGAACATTCTTTCAGCCCTGTTCCACCCGCTCCAGTGAACATTACTGCCCTACTGAGGAGCGATAATGCATCTATAGCTACAGATAATG AAAAGCATGGTCCGATAGTTGTAAATAACGAGCAGGGCACAGCAAATGACACGGACACGGAAATTGAAGATTTGCTGCACAGAAATGACGATAATGAACAAG aaaaatacatCCAAAACTACCAACATCCATTCGAACCGGAGATTCCCGTTAATTATCCGGACAAAATCGATAAAGAGGCGGAACGAATTGAGGATAGTGAGAAGACTGAGGACGAGCTGAGGCGCCACAGAGATG AAAACATCAGCGATGTGCCTCATGGGGCTCTGGCAGTAGTGTTCATGTCAATGTTCGTAACTCTTGCAGCCTTGTGCTATGTCGGTCTATTAATATGGAGGAGATACCTTGA GAACAAATACGGAAGTCGTACTTTGTTGGTCGAGGATGAAGAGTTGGCAGATCCTAACGATATGAAGCATTTCTCT ATTTAG
- the LOC136419843 gene encoding uncharacterized protein isoform X2 yields the protein MTRPIGVVLSVVCAVLVVRGEGHHIDQRILEDQLPIDTGANSSIPEGKSSLAERSSSEHSFSPVPPAPVNITALLRSDNASIATDNEKHGPIVVNNEQGTANDTDTEIEDLLHRNDDNEQEKYIQNYQHPFEPEIPVNYPDKIDKEAERIEDSEKTEDELRRHRDENISDVPHGALAVVFMSMFVTLAALCYVGLLIWRRYLENKYGSRTLLVEDEELADPNDMKHFSI from the exons ATGACGCGACCTATTGGGGTGGTTTTGAGTGTGGTTTGTGCGGTTTTGGTGGTGAGGGGGGAAG GACATCACATTGATCAACGAATTCTAGAAGACCAACTGCCAATTGACACTGGCGCTAATTCATCAATACCAGAAGGGAAAAGTTCTTTAGCAGAAAGGAGTTCCTCGGAACATTCTTTCAGCCCTGTTCCACCCGCTCCAGTGAACATTACTGCCCTACTGAGGAGCGATAATGCATCTATAGCTACAGATAATG AAAAGCATGGTCCGATAGTTGTAAATAACGAGCAGGGCACAGCAAATGACACGGACACGGAAATTGAAGATTTGCTGCACAGAAATGACGATAATGAACAAG aaaaatacatCCAAAACTACCAACATCCATTCGAACCGGAGATTCCCGTTAATTATCCGGACAAAATCGATAAAGAGGCGGAACGAATTGAGGATAGTGAGAAGACTGAGGACGAGCTGAGGCGCCACAGAGATG AAAACATCAGCGATGTGCCTCATGGGGCTCTGGCAGTAGTGTTCATGTCAATGTTCGTAACTCTTGCAGCCTTGTGCTATGTCGGTCTATTAATATGGAGGAGATACCTTGA GAACAAATACGGAAGTCGTACTTTGTTGGTCGAGGATGAAGAGTTGGCAGATCCTAACGATATGAAGCATTTCTCT ATTTAG